In the Caenorhabditis elegans chromosome X genome, one interval contains:
- the mec-2 gene encoding Band 7 domain-containing protein (Confirmed by transcript evidence): MSATMSSARNSVVSLSSNGSVKVETRLVSNERSSSIQQEGAMLPSSSSKDDDLLSTSSDEVENMATRTLQQLEESTSIISANSDDDSVKKEKQAEKDVEKGNGKEEKANIQNEFGVCGWILTILSYLLIFFTLPISACMCIKVVQEYERAVIFRLGRLMPGGAKGPGIFFIVPCIDTYRKVDLRVLSFEVPPQEILSKDSVTVAVDAVVYFRISNATISVTNVEDAARSTKLLAQTTLRNILGTKTLAEMLSDREAISHQMQTTLDEATEPWGVKVERVEVKDVRLPVQLQRAMAAEAEAAREARAKVIVAEGEQKASRALKEAAEVIAESPSALQLRYLQTLNSISAEKNSTIIFPFPIDLLSAFLQRTPPKVEEPPSLPKKIRSCCLYKYPDWVQGMVGSEGGGGHGHSHGGGGGGLGSSQGAFHPSQAGSGPSTTTTSGRPLLRSMREAQFHSAAPPISAPNQSQTSVSQLDPGSRSGQQSRRSSKPVGAGANSLLKQAIANRMMPHATTSDGGESSAAPNIGQSTSSATSSTTEPAKIHRTDSSEMSKSVLLNPAWYRDDQGRTGYKTSDWEKVSNQQKDVVKQSKKKRKESKNEGEVIKELDTDLLSQTSSEKVESGSDNKSNNSILSDQKDPNDSKVDKKAAKALEKERKKLEKEKKKLEKAQKKKEAEEEKKLKKKKGSSTNISGISENSEISEIGEHESVEMKTIEKKKEKAAATITLTMVSKDKTSKSSKQETAHKNSAPNKSEDSVSKEFEDAQKESSKRKKESSRDEEADKESKPEGRPPSGTTHSSVRKLKAESLKKSEPRRKTIGDRRDSSMSELSRGSFKSVTFNDRVQTHEIERNSSVYTSSEDDAAIMSDDEMSKPSQAKMKKKLTMLQQSPSQQIRQEHVDIYDDDDLDDFEEQERLALLAAQGYDFRREMQYREDGDIEYDNESEEEENEEEEEDTLSQNSYYAEDVEGADIYLRNEHSFLETDPNMQTQMQNMAGYEWFDRAMMGSMGKLHGDDSASSSLLLNYNLPRSASGYFEPPPEASHMNFSYEEAILNRQAQALHQQQLLQQLQKLPQQHPQKEVAGEHKLSPPTGGVLRQTATQRSIYENVTTGDAPSQPQSLIIPQSPSAKNKMARTEFFTQTPSNVVSKTIMAASSDGQSIQSLGSTDSNATVRVEDEMRKKFVARFGVRKAPIAREEDPADPKHGKVMGSQESMNSTDSRESVVSAASIKAEALARRNFNY, translated from the exons ATGAGCGCCACAATGTCATCAGCTCGCAATTCGGTCGTTTCACTATCTTCAAACGGCTCTGTCAAGGTCGAGACTCGATTGGTTAGCAACGAACGGAGCTCTAGTATTCAACAGGAGGGCGCCATGCTCCCATCATCCAGCTCCAAAGACGATGATCTCTTATCAACGTCATCGGACGAAGTTGAGAATATGGCGACCAGGACTTTACAGCAACTTGAAGAG AGTACATCAATCATCTCGGCCAACAGCGACGATGACTcggtgaaaaaagaaaagcaagCTGAAAAGGATGTGGAGAAAGGAAAtggaaaagaggaaaaag cgAATATCCAAAATGAGTTCGGAGTGTGCGGATGGATTCTCACCATTCTCTCGTATCTCCTCATATTCTTCACTCTTCCAATTTCCGCATGTATGTGCATAAAG GTAGTGCAAGAGTACGAAAGAGCTGTTATCTTCCGACTTGGTCGCCTGATGCCAGGTGGTGCAAAAGGACCAG gtATATTCTTCATTGTCCCATGTATCGACACATACCGAAAAGTTGATCTTCGTGTGTTATCATTCGAAGTGCCTCCACAAGAGATTCTATCAAAAGATTCCGTGACAGTCGCTGTCGATGCTGTCGTTTATTTCCGAATTTCTAACGCAACGATTTCG GTGACAAATGTCGAAGATGCCGCTCGATCCACTAAACTTCTGGCTCAGACTACTCTTCGTAACATTCTCGGAACCAAAACTCTCGCTGAAATGTTGTCGGACAGAGAAGCTATTTCTCACCAGATGCAG ACAACGTTGGACGAGGCTACAGAGCCTTGGGGAGTGAAAGTAGAGAGAGTTGAGGTGAAAGATGTTCGTCTACCAGTTCAACTTCAAAGAGCTATGGCTGCCGAAGCTGAAGCAGCTCGTGAAGCAAGAGCTAAG GTAATCGTCGCCGAAGGAGAACAAAAAGCCTCTCGAGCTCTTAAAGAGGCAGCTGAAGTCATTGCTGAAAGCCCATCTGCTCTTCAGCTTCGTTATTTGCAGACACTGAACAGTATTTC agctgAAAAGAACTCAACGATTATATTCCCGTTCCCAATTGATCTTCTCAGTGCATTCCTCCAACGAACACCGCCTAAAGT TGAGGAGCCACCGTCtttaccgaaaaaaatccgttCATGCTGCTTGTACAAGTACCCTGATTGGGTGCAAGGAATGGTTGGATCTGAAGGTGGTGGAGGTCACGGACATTCCCatggaggaggaggaggagggcTTGGATCGTCACAG GGAGCATTCCATCCATCTCAAGCAGGTTCCGGCCCGAGCACCACAACCACCAGTGGCCGTCCGCTGCTCCGCAg CATGCGAGAAGCGCAGTTTCACTCCGCAGCACCGCCGATCTCAGCTCCAAATCAGTCCCAAACATCAGTGAGTCAGTTGGACCCAG GTTCACGGTCTGGTCAACAATCGCGTCGAAGCAGCAAACCGGTCGGTGCCGGGGCTAATTCATTGCTCAAACAAGCTATTGCCAACAGGATGATGCCGCACGCGACAACATCAGACGGAGGAGAATCTTCCGCAGCCCCGAATATTGGACAATCTACATCTTCCGCAACATCGTCAACAACGGAGCCCGCTAAGATCCACAGAACTGATTCGAGtgaaatgtcaaaaagtgTGCTTTTGAATCCCGCTTGGTATCGTGATGATCAGGGAAGGACAGGGTATAAGACTTCAGACTGGGAGAAAGTTTCCAATCAGCAGAAAGACGTTGTCAAGCAGAGTAAGAAAAAGCGAAAAGAGTCCAAGAATGAAGGTGAAGTTATCAAAGAACTTGATACAGATTTGCTCAGCCAGACTAGCagtgaaaaagttgaaagtgGCAGCGATAACAAATCAAATAACTCTATTTTGTCTGATCAAAAAGATCCAAATGATTCGAAAGTAGACAAAAAAGCAGCAAAGGCtttggaaaaagagagaaagaagctagaaaaagagaagaagaaattggaaaaagctcaaaagaaaaaagaagctgaagaggagaagaagttgaaaaagaagaaaggaAGTTCTACCaatatttctggaatttctgaaaattctgaaatttctgaaatcggAGAACATGAATCTGTGGAGATGAAGActatagaaaagaaaaaagaaaaagcagcAGCAACAATTACTTTAACAATGGTTTCAAAAGATAAAACTTCTAAATCATCGAAACAAGAAACTGCTCACAAAAATTCGGCTCCAAATAAATCAGAAGATTCAGTCTCGAAAGAATTCGAAGATGCTCAAAAGGAGTCCTCAAAACGGAAAAAAGAATCTTCTAGAGATGAAGAAGCAGACAAAGAATCAAAACCCGAAGGGCGCCCACCATCCGGAACTACTCATTCTTCggttagaaaattgaaagccGAGTCTTTGAAAAAGAGTGAACCCAGAAGAAAGACAATCGGAGATCGAAGAGACTCAAGTATGTCTGAACTGTCTCGCGGTTCATTCAAATCCGTGACTTTCAATGACCGAGTTCAAACTCACGAGATTGAACGAAACAGCAGTGTTTACACTTCTAGTGAAGACGATGCTGCAATTATGAGCGATGATGAAATGTCAAAGCCGAGTCAAgcgaaaatgaagaaaaagctGACAATGTTGCAGCAAAGTCCAAGCCAACAGATCCGACAAGAGCATGTAGACAtatatgatgatgatgatttggATGATTTTGAAGAACAAGAACGATTGGCACTTCTTGCTGCTCAAGGATACGACTTTAGGCGTGAGATGCAATACAGAGAAGATGGAGATATTGAGTATGATAATGAATCAGAGGAAGAAGAGaatgaagaggaagaagaagacacCCTCTCTCAAAACAGTTATTACGCCGAGGATGTAGAGGGTGCTGATATCTACTTGAGAAATGAGCACAGTTTCCTTGAAACCGATCCTAACATGCAAACACAGATGCAAAATATGGCGGGGTATGAATGGTTTGATAGGGCGATGATGGGATCGATGGGTAAATTACATGGCGACGATTCGGCTTCGAGCAGTTTGCTCCTAAACTATAATCTTCCACGATCTGCAAGCGGATACTTTGAACCGCCGCCAGAAGCATCCCACATGAATTTCTCTTATGAGGAGGCGATACTCAATCGTCAAGCTCAAGCTTTACACCAACAGCAACTTTTGCAACAACTTCAGAAGCTTCCACAACAACATCCACAGAAAGAAGTTGCTGGAGAACACAAGCTGAGCCCTCCGACTGGTGGTGTTCTGCGTCAAACTGCAACGCAGAGAAGTATATATGAAAATGTAACAACGGGTGATGCACCTTCGCAACCACAATCATTAATCATTCCTCAATCCCCGTccgcaaaaaataaaatggctCGAACTGAGTTCTTCACGCAGACTCCATCAAATGTGGTTTCCAAAACTATAATGGCTGCATCCAGTGATGGACAGAGTATTCAAAGCCTAGGAAGTACCGATTCAAATGCGACAGTAAGAGTTGAAGATGAGATGCGGAAAAAGTTCGTTGCAAGATTTGGAGTACGGAAGGCGCCAATAGCACGAGAAGAAGATCCAGCAGATCCGAAGCATGGAAAAGTGATGGGAAGTCAAGAAAGCATGAACTCTACAGATTCGAGGGAGTCCGTCGTTTCGGCGGCTTCAATTAAAGCGGAAGCATTGGCTCGCCGAAATTTCAACTACTAG
- the mec-2 gene encoding Band 7 domain-containing protein (Confirmed by transcript evidence), producing the protein MSATMSSARNSVVSLSSNGSVKVETRLVSNERSSSIQQEGAMLPSSSSKDDDLLSTSSDEVENMATRTLQQLEESTSIISANSDDDSVKKEKQAEKDVEKGNGKEEKANIQNEFGVCGWILTILSYLLIFFTLPISACMCIKVVQEYERAVIFRLGRLMPGGAKGPGIFFIVPCIDTYRKVDLRVLSFEVPPQEILSKDSVTVAVDAVVYFRISNATISVTNVEDAARSTKLLAQTTLRNILGTKTLAEMLSDREAISHQMQTTLDEATEPWGVKVERVEVKDVRLPVQLQRAMAAEAEAAREARAKVIVAEGEQKASRALKEAAEVIAESPSALQLRYLQTLNSISAEKNSTIIFPFPIDLLSAFLQRTPPKVEEPPSLPKKIRSCCLYKYPDWVQGMVGSEGGGGHGHSHGGGGGGLGSSQVRAKGSIPSISSRFRPEHHNHQWPSAAPQHARSAVSLRSTADLSSKSVPNISESVGPRFTVWSTIASKQQTGRCRG; encoded by the exons ATGAGCGCCACAATGTCATCAGCTCGCAATTCGGTCGTTTCACTATCTTCAAACGGCTCTGTCAAGGTCGAGACTCGATTGGTTAGCAACGAACGGAGCTCTAGTATTCAACAGGAGGGCGCCATGCTCCCATCATCCAGCTCCAAAGACGATGATCTCTTATCAACGTCATCGGACGAAGTTGAGAATATGGCGACCAGGACTTTACAGCAACTTGAAGAG AGTACATCAATCATCTCGGCCAACAGCGACGATGACTcggtgaaaaaagaaaagcaagCTGAAAAGGATGTGGAGAAAGGAAAtggaaaagaggaaaaag cgAATATCCAAAATGAGTTCGGAGTGTGCGGATGGATTCTCACCATTCTCTCGTATCTCCTCATATTCTTCACTCTTCCAATTTCCGCATGTATGTGCATAAAG GTAGTGCAAGAGTACGAAAGAGCTGTTATCTTCCGACTTGGTCGCCTGATGCCAGGTGGTGCAAAAGGACCAG gtATATTCTTCATTGTCCCATGTATCGACACATACCGAAAAGTTGATCTTCGTGTGTTATCATTCGAAGTGCCTCCACAAGAGATTCTATCAAAAGATTCCGTGACAGTCGCTGTCGATGCTGTCGTTTATTTCCGAATTTCTAACGCAACGATTTCG GTGACAAATGTCGAAGATGCCGCTCGATCCACTAAACTTCTGGCTCAGACTACTCTTCGTAACATTCTCGGAACCAAAACTCTCGCTGAAATGTTGTCGGACAGAGAAGCTATTTCTCACCAGATGCAG ACAACGTTGGACGAGGCTACAGAGCCTTGGGGAGTGAAAGTAGAGAGAGTTGAGGTGAAAGATGTTCGTCTACCAGTTCAACTTCAAAGAGCTATGGCTGCCGAAGCTGAAGCAGCTCGTGAAGCAAGAGCTAAG GTAATCGTCGCCGAAGGAGAACAAAAAGCCTCTCGAGCTCTTAAAGAGGCAGCTGAAGTCATTGCTGAAAGCCCATCTGCTCTTCAGCTTCGTTATTTGCAGACACTGAACAGTATTTC agctgAAAAGAACTCAACGATTATATTCCCGTTCCCAATTGATCTTCTCAGTGCATTCCTCCAACGAACACCGCCTAAAGT TGAGGAGCCACCGTCtttaccgaaaaaaatccgttCATGCTGCTTGTACAAGTACCCTGATTGGGTGCAAGGAATGGTTGGATCTGAAGGTGGTGGAGGTCACGGACATTCCCatggaggaggaggaggagggcTTGGATCGTCACAGGTGAGGGCTAAAG GGAGCATTCCATCCATCTCAAGCAGGTTCCGGCCCGAGCACCACAACCACCAGTGGCCGTCCGCTGCTCCGCAg CATGCGAGAAGCGCAGTTTCACTCCGCAGCACCGCCGATCTCAGCTCCAAATCAGTCCCAAACATCAGTGAGTCAGTTGGACCCAG GTTCACGGTCTGGTCAACAATCGCGTCGAAGCAGCAAACCGGTCGGTGCCGGGGCTAA
- the mec-2 gene encoding Mechanosensory protein 2 (Confirmed by transcript evidence), which translates to MSATMSSARNSVVSLSSNGSVKVETRLVSNERSSSIQQEGAMLPSSSSKDDDLLSTSSDEVENMATRTLQQLEESTSIISANSDDDSVKKEKQAEKDVEKGNGKEEKANIQNEFGVCGWILTILSYLLIFFTLPISACMCIKVVQEYERAVIFRLGRLMPGGAKGPGIFFIVPCIDTYRKVDLRVLSFEVPPQEILSKDSVTVAVDAVVYFRISNATISVTNVEDAARSTKLLAQTTLRNILGTKTLAEMLSDREAISHQMQTTLDEATEPWGVKVERVEVKDVRLPVQLQRAMAAEAEAAREARAKVIVAEGEQKASRALKEAAEVIAESPSALQLRYLQTLNSISAEKNSTIIFPFPIDLLSAFLQRTPPKVEEPPSLPKKIRSCCLYKYPDWVQGMVGSEGGGGHGHSHGGGGGGLGSSQGAFHPSQAGSGPSTTTTSGRPLLRSMREAQFHSAAPPISAPNQSQTSVSQLDPALLIR; encoded by the exons ATGAGCGCCACAATGTCATCAGCTCGCAATTCGGTCGTTTCACTATCTTCAAACGGCTCTGTCAAGGTCGAGACTCGATTGGTTAGCAACGAACGGAGCTCTAGTATTCAACAGGAGGGCGCCATGCTCCCATCATCCAGCTCCAAAGACGATGATCTCTTATCAACGTCATCGGACGAAGTTGAGAATATGGCGACCAGGACTTTACAGCAACTTGAAGAG AGTACATCAATCATCTCGGCCAACAGCGACGATGACTcggtgaaaaaagaaaagcaagCTGAAAAGGATGTGGAGAAAGGAAAtggaaaagaggaaaaag cgAATATCCAAAATGAGTTCGGAGTGTGCGGATGGATTCTCACCATTCTCTCGTATCTCCTCATATTCTTCACTCTTCCAATTTCCGCATGTATGTGCATAAAG GTAGTGCAAGAGTACGAAAGAGCTGTTATCTTCCGACTTGGTCGCCTGATGCCAGGTGGTGCAAAAGGACCAG gtATATTCTTCATTGTCCCATGTATCGACACATACCGAAAAGTTGATCTTCGTGTGTTATCATTCGAAGTGCCTCCACAAGAGATTCTATCAAAAGATTCCGTGACAGTCGCTGTCGATGCTGTCGTTTATTTCCGAATTTCTAACGCAACGATTTCG GTGACAAATGTCGAAGATGCCGCTCGATCCACTAAACTTCTGGCTCAGACTACTCTTCGTAACATTCTCGGAACCAAAACTCTCGCTGAAATGTTGTCGGACAGAGAAGCTATTTCTCACCAGATGCAG ACAACGTTGGACGAGGCTACAGAGCCTTGGGGAGTGAAAGTAGAGAGAGTTGAGGTGAAAGATGTTCGTCTACCAGTTCAACTTCAAAGAGCTATGGCTGCCGAAGCTGAAGCAGCTCGTGAAGCAAGAGCTAAG GTAATCGTCGCCGAAGGAGAACAAAAAGCCTCTCGAGCTCTTAAAGAGGCAGCTGAAGTCATTGCTGAAAGCCCATCTGCTCTTCAGCTTCGTTATTTGCAGACACTGAACAGTATTTC agctgAAAAGAACTCAACGATTATATTCCCGTTCCCAATTGATCTTCTCAGTGCATTCCTCCAACGAACACCGCCTAAAGT TGAGGAGCCACCGTCtttaccgaaaaaaatccgttCATGCTGCTTGTACAAGTACCCTGATTGGGTGCAAGGAATGGTTGGATCTGAAGGTGGTGGAGGTCACGGACATTCCCatggaggaggaggaggagggcTTGGATCGTCACAG GGAGCATTCCATCCATCTCAAGCAGGTTCCGGCCCGAGCACCACAACCACCAGTGGCCGTCCGCTGCTCCGCAg CATGCGAGAAGCGCAGTTTCACTCCGCAGCACCGCCGATCTCAGCTCCAAATCAGTCCCAAACATCAGTGAGTCAGTTGGACCCAG cactTCTGATCCGATAG
- the mec-2 gene encoding Band 7 domain-containing protein (Confirmed by transcript evidence), whose translation MYDDPAERKFSVPPPREFKFSPYIPRIHTDVKRPPTEPLGANIQNEFGVCGWILTILSYLLIFFTLPISACMCIKVVQEYERAVIFRLGRLMPGGAKGPGIFFIVPCIDTYRKVDLRVLSFEVPPQEILSKDSVTVAVDAVVYFRISNATISVTNVEDAARSTKLLAQTTLRNILGTKTLAEMLSDREAISHQMQTTLDEATEPWGVKVERVEVKDVRLPVQLQRAMAAEAEAAREARAKVIVAEGEQKASRALKEAAEVIAESPSALQLRYLQTLNSISAEKNSTIIFPFPIDLLSAFLQRTPPKVDNNFAFPTHKAGGIPSSS comes from the exons atgtatGACGATCCGGCCGAACGAAAGTTTTCCGTTCCACCACCTCGCGAATTCAAATTCTCCCCGTATATCCCACGTATTCACACTGATGTGAAAAGACCACCGACCGAGCCACTGGGAG cgAATATCCAAAATGAGTTCGGAGTGTGCGGATGGATTCTCACCATTCTCTCGTATCTCCTCATATTCTTCACTCTTCCAATTTCCGCATGTATGTGCATAAAG GTAGTGCAAGAGTACGAAAGAGCTGTTATCTTCCGACTTGGTCGCCTGATGCCAGGTGGTGCAAAAGGACCAG gtATATTCTTCATTGTCCCATGTATCGACACATACCGAAAAGTTGATCTTCGTGTGTTATCATTCGAAGTGCCTCCACAAGAGATTCTATCAAAAGATTCCGTGACAGTCGCTGTCGATGCTGTCGTTTATTTCCGAATTTCTAACGCAACGATTTCG GTGACAAATGTCGAAGATGCCGCTCGATCCACTAAACTTCTGGCTCAGACTACTCTTCGTAACATTCTCGGAACCAAAACTCTCGCTGAAATGTTGTCGGACAGAGAAGCTATTTCTCACCAGATGCAG ACAACGTTGGACGAGGCTACAGAGCCTTGGGGAGTGAAAGTAGAGAGAGTTGAGGTGAAAGATGTTCGTCTACCAGTTCAACTTCAAAGAGCTATGGCTGCCGAAGCTGAAGCAGCTCGTGAAGCAAGAGCTAAG GTAATCGTCGCCGAAGGAGAACAAAAAGCCTCTCGAGCTCTTAAAGAGGCAGCTGAAGTCATTGCTGAAAGCCCATCTGCTCTTCAGCTTCGTTATTTGCAGACACTGAACAGTATTTC agctgAAAAGAACTCAACGATTATATTCCCGTTCCCAATTGATCTTCTCAGTGCATTCCTCCAACGAACACCGCCTAAAGT TGATAACAATTTTGCATTTCCAACGCACAAAGCTGGCGGAATACCGTCTTCCTCTTGA